Genomic window (Culex pipiens pallens isolate TS chromosome 3, TS_CPP_V2, whole genome shotgun sequence):
tgtcccgtaggTCTCTATTcgccctatatgtccctaatcaccccggttaacattttatcgcccttatttgtaatcctctcgAAGGTAAACaggtaaacaaaatgaaatacttcgtaaaattcatgatttcgtgatagaaaatacttggtgggacaattatgcgtagaagttcaacgatgggacaaacagacttggtgttgattTTGGTGAGTTTcctaacaaagtactagattttatgtgtttttctgaaagtatacgtaaaactaagtttaaaaatgataaaaagtcaaaatcgtccaaaaattacatgggacaattatgcgtagaacggcagtataaacCTGACGAAATCCAACGAAGCGAagttggaaagattttttttgcttaaaaagtctaatttaaagaaattaacatGTTTATTGAAATCTGATTCATTCCACTCATCAGTTAGACATTTTCCGGCCCAACGGTGGTCGTTTTCCTGCGCTTCAGCCGACGTCTGGTGGTGAGGGCCGGATCGATGGTGGTCGTCTTGCGACGTTTCAACCGCTTCCGAGTTACTTCCTCGACGGTGGTCGCGTCCGGAACCATGGTCGGCAACGATACCGTCCAGGCCGTGTTGTTGCTCGCGCTCAGGTCGTCGTACAGTTCCGGCTCCTCTGTCGTAGTTAAATTGCCGTAATCTTCGTAGTCCTCAGTGGTAGTGCTGGTTGTTGGCGCAAATGTAATCCCGTATCCAACAATCATCGTGGAGTCGAACGAGCTGAAATTTGTCGAGGACGGCGATTTTGGTATTCCGATTAGGGTAGGCTCGGAAACCCTTTTTGTCAAATCTGCAAACTAAAGTGGAAAActatcataactttttttttatgagaaacTAGAACTCAACTTACAGGACTGTTGAAAAAAAGCGCATGCAATGGCTGTTTAACAAGGTTTGGTGGAGgttaaatgatttgaaaaacaaataaaaataaacaattttacctTTGGGGGTTTATCTGCTCGTGGAGTAGTTTTCTTCATTTGAGCAAGCTGAAATTGTGAATTATTTGGGTTTTGTTTTTACACCCACAGTAGACGGTCATGAGTTAAAAGATCACGGCTACATTTGAGTCCGTTCATTGGTTCATTCAAAGTGGCCTGTACTGGTAAATGCCCACCACATATTCATCGAACCGATTTGGCCGATACAGCAAAGGCACAAATTCGATAAGTCAAAGGGCTCGGGATTGAATCGCGTAACCGGCACTTTTTTGAACGGGGTTTTTTTTGAAGAGTACCTTTTTACTCTTAGTCCGTGTTCTTTTTCCTCACGAATGGGTAAACATTTGGCTACCCTGGGTAGGTTTGATGCTCACCTTCTGCGTAGTGGTGACTGTTTTGCCCTTTGCTTTAGTAGTTTGAGTACGCTTTAAATTGCAATATGTTAAAATAACACcctacaaatgttttttttttcttcaggaaGATACTAACCTTTGGGGTTGTTTTTTGCAACTGCTGATTctgtggaaaaaaaaagtttacattttttaaaagggAAGCTTAATTCAAACGGTGTTAATTGCGTTACCCTGATAGGTTTGGTGGTTTGTCCATTTCgcttgaaaaaatgaaacatttttgcacAATTTTAAATTCGTTGAGGGTGACCAAACCTTACCTTGGTGGTTGTTGTAATTCTGCTACTTGCCTTTGTAGGCCACTGAATGATTGGTTGATTCTTCGAGTTTgccttgcaacaaaaaaaaaaaaaaaaaatcatgcgatTTTCTATTTCAAGTGCTTAATTTCTGGATAATTGTTACCTTCGTTGTCAATGGTTTGAGCTTCGTTCGAACTGTAGTTTTTGGCTGAAATTATGAGgataaatttttacaaattgtctttgttttgttttataagAGCAAATCTCAACACACCGCTACTTGGCCAGgtagaaaaaatctaaaagagGGGGAAATTTCCGAGGAGGTGATGTTTTCCACTTGCGAAGATTCctggaataaaaaataaaattaaacaattaaatctCACCGATCGACGAACAGAGCATTACTAAACACACTGACATTTTCCACCAGGAAAAGTGAAATCAGCAGCGTTACCAGTGGTGCAAACCTCATGACTGTCAACAGAAAAACTGACTTACGAAAGGTGTGGATGAATGGTTTTGATACAACTAGCTAcagcaatttaaaattcatttggaAAATTGCTTCCTGTTTGTCGAAGTTGGCAACTGacctttcaaaacaaaacaggctttttattgtgttttaaaaactcataattttgatgcaaattaTGACTCAGGCAATTGCCGTTCGGCTGGAATATGGCAACCTAGGCTGGTCATTActgaaaaattaccattttttttggaagaatAATTTTGCtggttttttccatacaattttgtggaCTAGTCatacaaaacaccaatgtaaattttcgaaaatctgtatgttagaaagaattttttgaatcgttttttttgtcttgggcatatttgaaaaatctgaatatttgatgatttttgatcacggaaatacttttttcttcgataattaaattattttttttttcaaattattcaatgcaacccccttttaaaatgtcagtctgaattttttttttaaaagatcagtaattattttttaacattgaaattggaccattaattgctgagatattggcgtTGTGGAacgttgtttgggtgagacttagaagagcagttctctacggaatcggtcttttttctttagtttgaatttttgtattttttaatccggccgaaacttttctggtgccttcggtatgcccaaaaaagccattttgcatcattagttcgttcatataattttccatataaatttggcagctgtgtgaaaatttaatactctgtatcttttgaaggaattttttgatcgatttggtttcttcggcaaagttgtatatggattacactgaaaaaaatgatacacggtaaaaaatggtgattttcaatttaactttttgtcactaaaacttgatttgcaaaaaaacactatttttattttttgatatgttttagaggacttgaggcccaacttttcagaaatttgcaccttatcaaaatttcactaaagtactttttgattgcaaattaaattaaaatttttgcgaccagtatttcgatttttttttttgaaaaaacccgatttaatcccaccaggggtgagatagagcctttcttacttaaTAATaatacttctttcaattcacaaCATTGACTTGATAccaaaaatcttatgatgaaagcaaggtattattaatgatatgctttctaaaaaaaaaaaatgaaaacgcaattttcaccaaaaaacaTAGCTTTAAATGCGCAAGTGACGACACACACGAGGtggtacgagcccaaaaaccgaacaaagcaggcgcaaagcaaaaccgagttaaccgcacagtgggaagcttgccattcagcatctacaaaagtgagagagtcagagatagatatttttacaaccgcaccaatacacactcaatcgcaataccttaggtagataggggaccatccataaaccacgtggacacttttttgggaatctgttaccccccccccccccttcgtggacaattgtccatacaaaaaaaaaacttttttgtatggatcgtggacaatcgccataccctcccccccctaaattgtccacgtgatttatggatggtccctagccATTGGTGTCGCgtacattgaaaactttgaaaacgatataaagcttagatgcttcgaaagctcctattggaatccaataaactctgttaaataaaacgacacgacaaatgaagcctacttaaaggcgatttaaggagcacacgggaaacaaattgtttgtacccggatgaatgtcctatgtcaaaaaagtttttgcataatcattggacagttatgcaaaaacggacagagcaaaagaaaccgaaaagatttggcgacgaagcgtcgaaaatcaatgcagtgtgattttttggcgatttttccgattaaaattcatgctgaatcgacatatttacgaagctggaaatgacgtccagccttaaagtaaaacctatacctttctttagtaagaaaggcaaaaagtaaatcgttctaaaaattgagcggaattgccgatcgatgtcgaatttgtttcaggtgctcactcatggtctgtactatggatgtaggaagaaatttcaggtaaaattagaaacgaaaaatgttggcgaatgtcaccaggtgggcttttacctttttttagggattttttttttcttatggtaggttaattaaacggctctaactccagaaccatattatgaatctggatatAAATTTGGGgggttgtagaactcgaaaaatgcaatttttgaaataaataagagatatgaaaatgaaaaattttgaccatattttcattagaaaactgtgtattttgttgaaaagtatgtCCACAttcgaaaacagatggatatttcgaaatttgagcggcaactcgcccaggttcagcacactagctttcatctgcatttagaaaaatcaaaatcggattcaggggagctgagaacggcgtgacacaaattttgtcaaaactttaccacatacgaacatcactcgatctccacggaatttattttctcaaaattcgagggttggagatagacgagttctgtcaagatgaatcgatagagcgtcaaaaatcaatgcagtgtgattttttggcgatttttccgattaatattcatgctgtatcgtcttatttacgaagatgaaaatgacgtccagccataaagtaaaacctatacctttctttagtaagaaaggcaaaaaagaaagataatgattcaaaaattcataactcggtcaaagattttttgcccattctggaaattctaAAAGTTTACATTTgacgtcccctaaaacataaaagaaaatgaaacaaaaaaaaagtttgctaatcatgttttagtgataaaaagataaattaaaaatcacctttttttaccgtgtatcatttttttcagtgtagtccatatccatacctacagctttgcagaagacaccaaatcgatttaaaaattccttcaaaagatcagattttttgaatttttacatacaaaatatgaaaaaaaaacattgaatatataataataataaaaattggatATATAACTCGGCCGCAACAATTTTGTTCGTACTTCTCTGTGGTTCAACAGTTGCAGATTTTTGTccctcaataaaatttaaaaaaatacggattttcagaataaagtttttttttgtacataaatgtaaaaatttgcattttttccgtgtacatttatttttctgaatagttccCATCAGTATTAAAATTTTgtcgaataaaaaatacaaatgatgaaatttcaagaaatcggctgaattcgtagagagttgctcacctgcaaggatgtataaaaaaaatgttgacttgGTTGATTGGActgctggttgttgagatacagcgtcTTAAAGTtcgaattttgttaaacataagATATTTTCAGTGTCACCGAAGtagtcttttttttcaaatcgcgatatcttggaaacttttatttccattttaatttaaattttaacatttttattgagCAACTCTCCACCAAAATcggaaattgaatttatttatatttttttatttggttcaaactttgtggggtccttccctatgaccatagaagccattttgtgtcattggttcacccatacaaggctacatgaatattcgtaaaaaattgtaacttttgagggaattttctgatcgatttggtgtcttcggcaaagttgtaggattaATGAGGACTATTCAAAAATAGAattaggtacacgaaaaaaatgttgccggtttttaaattatttttttttcaaataaattaataaaaaaaaaatacaatttcctaaaattcgaagctttaatttttgatttttaaaatgtttttataagtttcagacaaaacatttttttgcttcagtttttaattgtcaatcaaatttgcaatcgaagagtacttaaattttttatcatGATACagctaccgtaaaacggggtgactttgatagccggggtgactttgatagccggggtgactttgataggtttgcgattttcccgcaaaatgaagagtacaattaaactacgtaaggaatggttcagaaacatactgaccgtggtagagaagtgttcaaagtacctcatgaagaacttttcataaatttttgaaaagtttataaagttagttaactatagttaagaaaatgtggatgaaagtcattattttaaacttctcaaagtgtcataattttctcaatgaacatgatttttaatcggaaaacggaatgcattttcggattctttggacaattttccactaggagaaggttaaataagtttgtaaataataaataatatgtgtttttgaaacacaattcaaaaaaatctccaaatttataggcaaattcagttgaacaaatttcatgtaaaatgtgaaaacttgtgattcgtgcttcgaattcagtataaaatgcaatataaatcgataattttataaacaaaactatttttaacaaatttcaggcaaaattccgactttttaacaattttacctaaaatttatatgtattttgttaaaaagcttataaacttagttaacttaatataaacattgatttttttcttacaaactatatcaactactttagtgatggtacatttaacgtacaaataaggtttgaacatcttaaatatgattttaacaagaaaaactatgactatcaaagtcaccccggaattaaaaccaagaatttttaacgtaactatttttctaaacactattgaaaaaacttttttttccaaaatagtgcatggactttgtgtggcctaccccagtacatgttttaaaaataataatcttgagaaaaaccttacctgttggaaaatattctaaaaacaaatcgaaattctatcaaagtcaccccggtttacggtacttaaagtttaatttaattgaCAAATTCACGTTTTTTGACTATTTTAAACAGTGTTCATCATTATCCATTcccgaaaatagttttttctccaaaaagttatgaaaatttccaataaaattgtctaatccaaaaatttccacattttctaatgacaatatctcagcaaataaaataaaacatttcgacgctgtcgtgccaacttgtcgcacgtcgcattttgacgttccgaaaaaaaacgcgtATTGATGTTCGAccttgaaaaaaacaaataaacgagagcacgcaatgtaaacaataacaaacacgttttgtttggttgaatttggctgcaggagtcccgagttataattacaaatgtttacggtagtcggggcttgtacgtgtgtcaaacgcgttctgaccgaaaatccctttgcccaattgtcgcacttacatcaattttcatggtgtgtcaagatagcacgacaagatggGAACATCTTTCGTAaggaaagtgacaaaaatgcacggagtttttttttgtggcttttattcaatatctcaggattgacatTGAATTTTGgcgatctgtgaaggtcaaaaagtgAGGTGCACAAAATTGCGTTTGTTAACTCAGTTTGGCCCAAATTGCACGttcgacaagttagcacgacagtgacgatttgtaaagttttatgatcttttcgaaaaaaaaaaaaacattttgaagatttttgaatcaagaccaacatttcaaaaaggtcaaacattgacattgagacttgtatgggtgaaccaatgctacaaaatggcttctttggtgataagGGAGGCCCCCACAAAAGTTTGAGCcatataaataaatacaaaaaataaaaatggtcgaaatcggaaTCAATACTGTAATCaagagtaattttttaaatggggcaaaaatacatatttcggacactttatttttttaaatagtcggaATCttcttttgtgatatttttcaagaaaacagAATGCAAGTATTCAGTGAtgtgaaattcgttgaaacaatttaaaaaaaactattcagtGTTACAAAACCAATCATCAGCCGCAAACCCTTTTCAGGGTTTCAAACATTTTCCGGCCCAACGGTGGTCGTTCTCGTTCGCTTTAGTCGACGTCTGGTCGACGTGGTCGTGGTCGCCTTGCGACGCTTCAACCTTTTCCGAGTTACGTCCTCGACGGTGGACGCGTCCGGAACTTCGGTCGTATTCAGTGTTGTTGTACTCAGCACTACACCGTTCGCGAGGTCATCGGTGGGGGTTGGCGACACTGTCTCGTTTAAATTGTCATAATCTTCGTTCACTTCGTTCACAAGCGAAAAGACTTTTTCAGGAAGAGGGTCTTCTGGGGGAGTACCCTATGGTATGATgtgttaatatttttcaagattGCTTTCTAGTAGATTTCGTTTGTTTCACTTACAAGACTGTACACAATATCCGGCTCCTGAAGTTTAAAATAGGAatcaacata
Coding sequences:
- the LOC128093306 gene encoding probable serine/threonine-protein kinase DDB_G0277071, which codes for MRFAPLVTLLISLFLVENESSQVENITSSEISPSFRFFLPGQVAPKTTVRTKLKPLTTKANSKNQPIIQWPTKASSRITTTTKRNGQTTKPIRNQQLQKTTPKRTQTTKAKGKTVTTTQKLAQMKKTTPRADKPPKPLHALFFNSPFADLTKRVSEPTLIGIPKSPSSTNFSSFDSTMIVGYGITFAPTTSTTTEDYEDYGNLTTTEEPELYDDLSASNNTAWTVSLPTMVPDATTVEEVTRKRLKRRKTTTIDPALTTRRRLKRRKTTTVGPENV